The following proteins come from a genomic window of Methanofastidiosum sp.:
- a CDS encoding large conductance mechanosensitive channel protein MscL translates to MGFVEEFMDFLKEYKVVGLAVAFIMATASTSLVKSFVEDIIMPIITPFMPSGGWETAVVNIGPIAIKAGSFLAQIINFVILALVVFFIAKKVLKEEKVAKK, encoded by the coding sequence ATGGGATTTGTAGAAGAATTTATGGATTTTCTAAAAGAATACAAGGTAGTGGGGCTTGCAGTTGCTTTCATTATGGCAACAGCTTCAACTTCGCTAGTCAAATCATTTGTTGAAGATATTATCATGCCAATTATTACGCCTTTCATGCCTTCCGGAGGCTGGGAAACTGCTGTGGTAAATATAGGGCCTATAGCTATCAAAGCTGGATCTTTTTTGGCCCAGATTATTAACTTTGTAATCTTAGCGCTTGTTGTATTCTTTATAGCTAAAAAAGTTCTAAAAGAAGAAAAAGTTGCTAAGAAATAA
- a CDS encoding transposase — MSRKMAYNVKKNVPIKELDYTIHMLEGQVRLLQRLYFIRFLYKGMSVEDASDLIGITKTTGYHWLKKWNDKGQEQLMPHFKGGRHPKLNQLKKEELRIKIKELGLTKSRDIQRLIQENYGIDYSLWQVRRIVNSFEIQK; from the coding sequence ATGTCAAGAAAAATGGCATATAATGTTAAAAAAAATGTACCAATCAAAGAATTGGACTATACAATACACATGTTAGAGGGCCAAGTTAGGCTTTTACAAAGATTGTACTTTATTAGATTTCTATACAAAGGTATGAGTGTGGAAGACGCTTCAGATCTTATTGGGATTACCAAAACTACTGGATATCATTGGCTAAAAAAGTGGAATGATAAAGGCCAAGAACAATTAATGCCCCATTTCAAAGGAGGCAGACACCCTAAACTCAATCAATTGAAAAAAGAAGAACTTAGAATAAAAATAAAGGAATTAGGACTAACAAAGTCAAGGGATATCCAAAGACTAATTCAGGAAAATTATGGTATTGATTATTCGTTATGGCAAGTTAGAAGAATAGTAAATTCCTTTGAAATACAAAAATAA
- a CDS encoding glycine betaine ABC transporter substrate-binding protein — MNSKKNLIYIGTILLVFSIVLNTGCTGQANETQQVSTDKGTIKFGLPPWPGVTVKTEVAKVILEEMGYKVETNKLDAGIVYAEMAEGNIDSLLAGWLPVTHKEYWKIHGNNLEQVHINVPETWLGLAVPTYVYDSGVKSLSDLNGKETEFGARIVGIEPGAGIMNSTNEAISAYGLTGYTLKSSSTPAMMAEVDSAILNNEWVVFTIWKPHSAFARFDIKELEDPQGIYGGGDVVYTIVRKGFKEDFPQAYAFFEKFQVTPETQSEWILEYSDKGRDPAEVAKEWVNNNRDQVQEWIS, encoded by the coding sequence ATAAATTCTAAAAAAAATCTAATTTATATTGGCACAATTTTATTAGTATTTTCTATTGTGCTAAATACTGGATGTACTGGGCAAGCAAATGAAACACAGCAAGTATCAACTGACAAAGGAACAATTAAATTTGGACTTCCACCATGGCCTGGTGTAACAGTAAAAACAGAAGTTGCTAAAGTGATCCTAGAAGAAATGGGATATAAGGTAGAGACTAACAAATTAGATGCAGGTATAGTCTATGCAGAAATGGCAGAAGGCAATATCGATTCTTTATTGGCAGGTTGGCTACCAGTTACCCATAAGGAATACTGGAAAATCCACGGAAACAATCTTGAACAAGTTCATATAAACGTTCCAGAAACTTGGCTAGGATTAGCTGTTCCAACATACGTTTATGACAGTGGCGTTAAATCTTTATCTGACTTGAACGGAAAGGAAACAGAGTTTGGAGCTAGAATAGTCGGAATTGAACCAGGTGCAGGAATAATGAACTCAACAAACGAAGCAATTAGTGCATATGGGCTTACTGGATATACCCTTAAATCAAGTAGCACCCCTGCAATGATGGCTGAAGTAGACTCTGCTATATTAAATAACGAGTGGGTAGTATTCACAATATGGAAACCCCATTCAGCATTTGCAAGATTTGACATAAAAGAACTAGAAGATCCTCAAGGAATATACGGCGGCGGAGACGTAGTATATACTATTGTAAGAAAAGGATTCAAAGAAGACTTCCCGCAGGCTTATGCATTCTTTGAAAAGTTCCAGGTAACTCCAGAAACTCAAAGCGAATGGATACTTGAATACAGCGACAAAGGCAGAGACCCTGCAGAAGTTGCAAAAGAATGGGTAAACAATAACAGAGATCAAGTTCAAGAATGGATTTCATAA
- a CDS encoding N-glycosylase/DNA lyase has protein sequence MKDSNSYNKEIIEDVLEIYSSIKNGIEDRLKEFSEVWENETEENLFSELAFCLLTPQSKAKMCWESICTLKAKNALIYGSEEEVLDCLYGVRFKYKKAKYIIEVRELFKISGNISVKREIEKNNSPFEIREWLVKNVKGMGHKEASHFLRNVGKGQDLAILDRHILKNLKLIGVIEKVPESLPPSKYIELEQTMREFAKEIGIPLDHLDIVLWYKETKEIFK, from the coding sequence ATGAAAGATTCAAATTCTTATAACAAAGAAATAATAGAAGATGTTTTAGAGATATATTCCTCTATTAAAAATGGGATAGAAGATCGTCTGAAAGAGTTTTCTGAAGTATGGGAAAACGAAACTGAGGAAAATCTATTTTCTGAACTTGCTTTTTGTCTTTTGACTCCACAGTCAAAAGCTAAGATGTGCTGGGAGTCTATCTGTACACTTAAGGCGAAAAATGCTTTGATTTACGGAAGTGAAGAAGAAGTTCTAGATTGCCTTTACGGTGTCAGATTCAAGTACAAGAAAGCAAAGTACATAATTGAAGTAAGAGAATTATTCAAGATTTCTGGAAATATTTCAGTTAAGCGAGAAATTGAGAAAAATAACTCTCCTTTTGAAATTAGAGAATGGTTAGTAAAAAATGTAAAAGGGATGGGACACAAGGAAGCAAGCCATTTCTTGAGAAATGTTGGGAAAGGTCAAGATTTAGCAATCCTTGATAGGCATATACTAAAGAACCTTAAATTGATAGGAGTAATAGAAAAAGTACCCGAATCTTTACCGCCCTCTAAGTATATAGAACTAGAGCAAACTATGAGAGAATTCGCAAAAGAAATAGGAATTCCTCTTGACCACCTAGACATTGTTCTTTGGTATAAAGAAACTAAAGAGATATTCAAATAA